A genomic region of Streptomyces rimosus contains the following coding sequences:
- a CDS encoding Coenzyme F420 hydrogenase/dehydrogenase, beta subunit C-terminal domain, whose amino-acid sequence MTFQQLEKDVLAPELCTVCGACELACPAGVIGFDELQPVLTVASWTAADCGECTDCLDVCPGADPGTPAAEKRLFGRTRTPDERWTGVFEEVVAGHALDPVVYEASASGGSLTALLQTAMRVLGVTAVLSMGRDAGQPWRAAPAVVRDPGELVETAQSTYQLAPYLGALRRIMTEEPDARVAMSGVACHIQAMRKLQAMDTEIGRWAREKVVLLVEPACSSSTRPEGTAAVIRERARVPVESVVRLRYREGEYPGNIGIRTRDGVDHQVQFWQAVRDFAGNKTHRCLSCGDWMSGLADVSVSDGDPNIFAASVSGEGQAKHGRVFIRTRAGAEAVAAGRERGLLTHEPVDLAGLNLGLERKRNRRATYERSGRPVPLGPIPGHREELEIVPDERWIAAPEPQGEAVRAGDGEGAGR is encoded by the coding sequence ATGACCTTCCAGCAGCTTGAGAAGGACGTACTGGCTCCCGAGCTGTGCACCGTGTGCGGCGCCTGCGAGCTGGCCTGCCCGGCCGGGGTGATCGGCTTCGATGAGCTGCAACCGGTGCTCACCGTGGCCTCCTGGACCGCCGCCGACTGCGGGGAGTGCACCGACTGCCTGGACGTCTGCCCGGGAGCCGACCCCGGCACCCCGGCCGCCGAGAAGCGCCTGTTCGGCCGCACCCGCACCCCCGACGAGCGCTGGACCGGCGTCTTCGAGGAGGTCGTCGCCGGGCACGCGCTGGACCCCGTGGTGTACGAGGCGTCCGCCAGCGGCGGCAGCCTCACCGCGCTGCTCCAGACGGCCATGCGGGTGCTGGGCGTGACGGCGGTGCTCTCCATGGGGCGGGACGCCGGGCAGCCGTGGCGGGCGGCGCCCGCGGTGGTCCGCGACCCCGGCGAACTGGTGGAGACCGCCCAGTCCACGTACCAGCTCGCCCCGTATCTGGGCGCGCTGCGCCGCATCATGACCGAGGAGCCGGACGCCCGGGTCGCCATGTCCGGAGTGGCCTGCCACATCCAGGCGATGCGCAAGCTCCAGGCCATGGACACCGAGATCGGACGCTGGGCACGCGAGAAGGTCGTGCTCCTGGTCGAGCCCGCCTGCTCGTCCAGTACGCGCCCCGAGGGCACCGCCGCGGTGATCCGCGAACGTGCCCGCGTACCGGTGGAGTCGGTGGTGCGGCTGCGCTACCGCGAGGGCGAGTACCCCGGGAACATCGGCATCCGCACCCGGGACGGCGTGGACCACCAGGTGCAGTTCTGGCAGGCCGTCCGGGACTTCGCCGGGAACAAGACGCACCGCTGCCTGTCCTGCGGGGACTGGATGTCGGGGCTGGCCGACGTGAGCGTCAGCGACGGCGACCCGAACATCTTCGCCGCGAGCGTCAGCGGCGAAGGGCAGGCCAAGCACGGCCGGGTGTTCATCCGTACCCGGGCCGGCGCCGAAGCGGTGGCGGCCGGGCGGGAGCGCGGGCTGCTCACCCACGAGCCCGTGGACCTGGCGGGCCTCAACCTCGGCCTGGAGCGCAAGCGCAACCGGCGCGCCACGTACGAGCGCTCCGGCCGCCCGGTGCCGCTGGGGCCGATACCGGGCCACCGCGAGGAACTGGAGATCGTGCCGGACGAGCGGTGGATCGCGGCACCCGAGCCGCAAGGCGAAGCGGTGCGGGCAGGGGACGGCGAGGGAGCGGGGCGATGA
- a CDS encoding non-ribosomal peptide synthetase — protein MTTTAPLSEVPTGHRPFPPAEQAGTLVHRFLEQAAAHPGREAVVTPEARWTYQETAGRAARIAASLTAAGLRPGDRVGLLFSHGAEMIAALLGVLHAGLSYVPLDAAYPEPRLAFMARDAGVRALVATEQHLPPARQLADGQPVLAYEELVSGDAADAVRAHPDGEAYVLYTSGSTGQPKPVAQLHRNVLHHARVWTDGLGIGPLDRLTLQSAYSWDSAVQDTFAALLNGAALYPVDLKSLGISGLLEWMAAEEITVYHSTLPVFRALVRAMESRGTALPAMRMLALGGDTLHLADLDAARRAFAAHCRVAGAYGSTECSCALLRVADRDYRPPTGVFPLGFPAAETQVWLQDGDGQPVEGPGEGEIVVASDYLAPGAVADGRTYRTGDLARRLADGTLLLIGRRDHQVKISGIRVETGEVESALKDLPGVREAVVMPFTDRLGERQLAAYLVAADGACTEPAVLRAALRGVLPDHAVPTAYVLLDALPLTPNHKIDRAALPDPLAARETGPAAGARGAGPLERAVAEAWREVLSTGAVSLDDNFFDLGGTSLRVAAVHERLTRTVAPGLRMTDLYRAPTIRSLVRLIGSGREDSAAAAARGARRRTAARGGARRAAARTRPAGPPPHPQQPAGGTSD, from the coding sequence ATGACCACGACGGCTCCCCTCTCCGAAGTGCCCACCGGGCACCGGCCGTTCCCGCCCGCCGAGCAGGCCGGGACCCTGGTGCACCGCTTCCTGGAACAGGCCGCCGCCCACCCCGGACGGGAGGCCGTGGTCACCCCCGAGGCGCGCTGGACGTACCAGGAGACCGCCGGGCGCGCGGCCCGGATCGCCGCCTCGCTGACCGCGGCCGGGCTGCGGCCCGGCGACCGGGTCGGGCTGCTCTTCTCGCACGGCGCCGAGATGATCGCGGCGCTGCTCGGCGTACTGCACGCCGGACTGTCCTACGTACCGCTGGACGCCGCCTACCCCGAGCCGCGCCTCGCCTTCATGGCGCGGGACGCGGGCGTACGGGCTCTGGTCGCCACCGAGCAGCACCTGCCGCCGGCCCGGCAACTGGCGGACGGGCAGCCGGTGTTGGCATACGAAGAACTCGTGTCGGGCGACGCGGCGGACGCCGTGCGGGCGCACCCCGACGGAGAGGCGTACGTCCTCTACACCTCCGGCTCCACCGGGCAGCCGAAGCCGGTCGCGCAGCTGCACCGCAACGTGCTGCACCACGCGCGGGTGTGGACCGACGGCCTGGGCATCGGCCCGCTGGACCGGCTCACCCTCCAGTCCGCCTACAGCTGGGACTCGGCGGTGCAGGACACCTTCGCCGCCCTGCTCAACGGCGCGGCCCTGTACCCCGTCGACCTCAAGTCGCTCGGCATCAGCGGCCTGCTGGAGTGGATGGCGGCCGAGGAGATCACGGTCTACCACTCGACGCTCCCGGTGTTCCGCGCCCTCGTACGGGCCATGGAGTCGCGGGGCACCGCGCTGCCCGCCATGCGGATGCTCGCCCTCGGCGGGGACACCCTGCACCTGGCCGACCTCGACGCCGCCCGCCGGGCCTTCGCGGCACACTGCCGGGTGGCCGGGGCGTACGGCTCGACGGAGTGCTCCTGCGCGCTGCTGCGGGTCGCCGACCGCGACTACCGGCCGCCGACCGGCGTCTTCCCGCTGGGCTTCCCGGCCGCCGAGACGCAGGTGTGGCTCCAGGACGGCGACGGGCAACCGGTCGAGGGGCCGGGCGAGGGCGAAATCGTCGTGGCGAGCGACTACCTGGCGCCCGGCGCGGTCGCCGACGGGCGGACGTACCGTACCGGCGACCTCGCCCGGCGGCTGGCGGACGGCACCCTGCTGCTGATCGGCCGCCGCGACCACCAGGTGAAGATATCCGGAATCCGGGTGGAGACCGGAGAGGTGGAGAGCGCGCTGAAGGATCTGCCCGGGGTGCGCGAGGCCGTGGTGATGCCGTTCACCGACCGGCTCGGCGAACGGCAGCTGGCGGCGTACCTGGTGGCGGCCGACGGGGCGTGTACCGAACCGGCCGTCCTGCGGGCGGCGCTGCGCGGGGTGCTGCCCGACCACGCGGTGCCCACCGCGTACGTGCTGCTCGACGCGCTCCCGCTGACGCCCAACCACAAGATCGACCGGGCCGCGCTGCCCGATCCGCTCGCGGCCCGGGAGACCGGACCCGCCGCCGGCGCGCGTGGTGCCGGGCCGCTGGAGCGGGCCGTGGCCGAGGCGTGGCGCGAGGTGCTCAGCACCGGCGCGGTCTCCCTGGACGACAACTTCTTCGACCTGGGCGGGACGTCCCTGCGGGTGGCCGCCGTCCACGAACGGCTCACCCGCACCGTCGCGCCCGGACTGCGGATGACCGACCTGTACCGGGCGCCGACCATCCGGAGCCTGGTGCGGCTCATCGGCAGCGGCCGGGAGGACTCCGCCGCGGCCGCCGCACGGGGCGCCCGCAGGCGCACCGCCGCCCGTGGCGGTGCCCGCCGGGCCGCGGCCCGCACGCGCCCCGCCGGTCCGCCGCCGCACCCCCAGCAACCAGCAGGAGGAACCAGTGACTGA
- a CDS encoding aspartate aminotransferase family protein yields MTSEASTEARSTGSTLGPDFTSGSGPWLYTEDGTAWFDGTAGSGAATLGHQHPDVIAAVTAQAGRLAHTGCKLGSDARRRLIGRIGALSPYAEPAVLPTTTGAEAVESALKIARAATGHRAVVGFRYGFHGKTAGALGLTWRAEFKTYSGFANDDGRAPVVIAELPDPREPGAGGAAGFAAGLSAALDAADRRGGTAAVILEPVQVTEGVLDVAPELLDEIARQAHSRGALLILDEIYTGLGRAGRLFTAELMTEKPDLTLLGKTLGNGFPVGAVVGERAVVDALPPGVQTSTFSGHPVSCAAAEAVLDVVVREDLAGRAQQLGKRLRADLDALAARHPWMRAVRTTGALAAFDCVRDGRPVPELARAVTGNALRGRLLLFGGGPEGASVKIVPPALLDDDGYRFLIDTLGTAVAEAARNGGLI; encoded by the coding sequence ATGACGAGTGAGGCGAGTACCGAAGCGCGGTCCACGGGCAGCACCCTGGGGCCGGACTTCACCAGCGGCAGCGGCCCCTGGCTGTACACCGAGGACGGCACGGCCTGGTTCGACGGGACCGCGGGCAGCGGCGCCGCGACCCTGGGCCACCAGCACCCGGACGTCATCGCCGCCGTGACCGCCCAGGCCGGGCGTCTGGCGCACACCGGCTGCAAGCTGGGCTCGGACGCCCGCAGGCGGCTGATCGGGCGGATCGGCGCGCTGTCCCCGTACGCGGAGCCCGCGGTGCTGCCCACCACGACCGGCGCGGAGGCGGTGGAGTCCGCGCTGAAGATCGCCCGCGCGGCCACCGGCCACCGGGCCGTGGTCGGCTTCCGCTACGGCTTCCACGGCAAGACGGCCGGGGCGCTGGGGCTGACCTGGCGGGCGGAGTTCAAGACCTACAGCGGGTTCGCGAACGACGACGGCCGCGCGCCGGTCGTCATCGCGGAATTACCCGATCCGAGGGAGCCGGGGGCCGGTGGCGCGGCCGGGTTCGCGGCCGGGCTGTCCGCGGCGCTGGACGCCGCCGACCGGCGCGGCGGCACCGCGGCCGTGATCCTGGAGCCGGTCCAGGTGACCGAGGGCGTCCTGGACGTGGCGCCGGAGCTGCTGGACGAGATCGCCCGGCAGGCGCACTCCCGGGGCGCGCTGCTGATCCTGGACGAGATCTACACCGGGCTGGGCCGCGCCGGGCGCCTGTTCACCGCCGAGCTGATGACGGAGAAGCCGGACCTGACGCTGCTCGGCAAGACGCTGGGCAACGGCTTCCCGGTCGGTGCCGTGGTGGGGGAGCGCGCGGTGGTCGACGCGCTGCCGCCGGGCGTGCAGACCTCCACCTTCTCCGGCCACCCGGTCTCCTGCGCCGCCGCCGAAGCCGTCCTGGACGTGGTCGTACGGGAGGACCTGGCCGGCCGGGCGCAGCAGCTGGGGAAACGACTGCGCGCCGACCTGGACGCGCTGGCCGCCCGGCACCCCTGGATGCGTGCGGTCCGTACGACCGGCGCCCTGGCCGCCTTCGACTGTGTACGGGACGGACGGCCCGTCCCGGAACTGGCGCGCGCCGTCACCGGCAACGCCCTGCGCGGCCGGCTGCTGCTGTTCGGCGGCGGGCCGGAAGGCGCCAGCGTCAAGATCGTGCCGCCGGCGCTGCTGGACGACGACGGCTACCGGTTCCTGATCGACACACTCGGTACGGCGGTGGCCGAGGCCGCCCGGAACGGCGGCCTCATATGA
- a CDS encoding 3-hydroxyacyl-CoA dehydrogenase NAD-binding domain-containing protein, with amino-acid sequence MTEEAAVRGVPEVSAGGVLGDVNPLPVRQLVAHGSPEPVVEEVLRQPPGRGEIRLLAAWSLVSPGTELHYLDRSARTGERYVLGYCSAGVVDAVGPQAPGFAPGDRVIAMGWGEAVHSGAVTVPYRLCRRVPDGLDLADAVVAGLAATAVHAVDRALLEPADEVAVVGAGMVGQLVAQITAARGARTTLLDLRPERLRTAPALGLAAADGEDFFAERSTDPAQNGHGGRCVFLCGTGDAGATVAAAARWAGRAPGRPRLVGVGRFAAHIDFSVELGNLDIRYAARCGAGYRDASYARGLTEVTAPDGEGTVTENLQRALDLIVSGAIRPALMGLPRLPLERAAEAYARLRERPAHPAVLFAHGPAAVPEGSAAP; translated from the coding sequence ATGACGGAAGAGGCGGCTGTGCGCGGGGTGCCGGAGGTCTCCGCCGGGGGAGTGCTCGGTGATGTGAATCCGTTGCCCGTACGGCAGTTGGTGGCGCACGGGAGTCCGGAACCGGTTGTCGAGGAGGTGCTGCGGCAGCCCCCGGGACGTGGCGAGATACGGCTGCTCGCAGCATGGAGCCTGGTGAGCCCGGGCACCGAACTGCACTACCTGGACCGCTCGGCCCGCACCGGCGAGCGCTACGTCCTCGGCTACTGCTCGGCCGGCGTGGTGGACGCGGTCGGTCCGCAGGCCCCCGGGTTCGCGCCCGGCGACCGGGTGATCGCCATGGGCTGGGGCGAGGCCGTGCACAGCGGCGCGGTCACCGTGCCGTACCGGCTGTGCCGCCGGGTCCCGGACGGCCTGGACCTGGCGGACGCGGTGGTGGCGGGGCTGGCGGCGACCGCGGTGCACGCGGTGGACCGCGCCCTGCTGGAGCCCGCCGACGAGGTGGCCGTGGTGGGGGCGGGCATGGTCGGCCAGCTGGTCGCCCAGATCACGGCGGCCCGGGGCGCCCGGACCACCCTGCTGGACCTGCGCCCGGAGCGGCTGCGCACGGCGCCCGCGCTCGGGCTGGCCGCCGCCGACGGGGAGGACTTCTTCGCGGAGCGGAGCACGGACCCGGCGCAGAACGGGCACGGCGGCCGGTGCGTCTTCCTGTGCGGCACCGGGGACGCCGGGGCCACCGTCGCGGCGGCCGCCCGCTGGGCGGGCCGGGCCCCGGGGCGCCCCCGGCTGGTCGGCGTGGGCCGGTTCGCGGCGCACATCGACTTCAGCGTGGAGCTGGGCAACCTCGACATCCGGTACGCGGCCCGCTGCGGCGCCGGATACCGGGACGCCTCGTACGCCCGCGGGCTGACCGAGGTCACGGCGCCGGACGGCGAGGGCACGGTCACCGAGAACCTGCAAAGGGCGCTGGACCTGATCGTCTCCGGCGCGATCCGCCCGGCCCTGATGGGGCTGCCGCGCCTCCCGCTGGAGCGGGCCGCCGAAGCCTACGCGCGGCTGCGCGAGCGGCCCGCGCACCCCGCCGTCCTCTTCGCCCACGGCCCGGCCGCCGTGCCGGAAGGGAGCGCCGCGCCATGA